A portion of the Macadamia integrifolia cultivar HAES 741 unplaced genomic scaffold, SCU_Mint_v3 scaffold164, whole genome shotgun sequence genome contains these proteins:
- the LOC122064391 gene encoding uncharacterized protein LOC122064391, with the protein MLHKSFKSGKCKTSLKLAAARIKLLKNKREVQVKQLRRELAQLLESGQEKTARIRVEHVVREEKTMAAYDLLEIYCELIVARLPIIESQKSCPIDLKEAIASVVFAAPRCADIPELLDVRKHFTAKYGKEFVTSALELRPECGVGRMMIEKLSAKAPDGETKMKILSTIAQEHNINWDPASLVDNDSKPTDFLNGPSTFEDASKTTVKPPDVRFPPDPGYKYESSTNLPDHNVSIPPLGSQVSASTETSTSTRMPATYSPEPRASESRTERQEYGRPLSRNEDVFPRNGQNWNMEFTDATSAAQAAAESAERASMAARAAADLSSRGNIMRQYSTESNKSSVYGFRNEGSRTSGSKSQEPFTKDSAEVVWGAPGSSSEIGNLRMQNQSRDREETLPGVSENKFGGEASVKRRPSKSISSESGITSLDNETPVVSSQKADRYYEKRSSTAESISPSWQGGYPEKADYVDEESPKRRSSQSELDSFYQQPQNERSEYADNYGDGRTRKQSSRSSSSHTSADGDHIDVISNANLEEYWNVVDDNSLFTNDRGNVQVGTEQSVVFDEFGSDDDYNNDSGAKYNGHGSSFFFPSPGRESPQHLSTVGNTWNPIENRGENLEKKPRAEEHFFTDLEPPFKSSDSEQQIKSGVPSQSDDLAPATFDDSEGLSSESEVDDLHTGGKTGSGSGLHNSIPRSPSPPKNDRSHSPPASSIKNEVTRTNRKVILPSSSDDLDFEEAQLGRNQDVKLNAVGDSSEEYGFTDMSSRQSSPGHRRSVKRSDDSAQEPLHRPVTEEQPLRTSKFSSAKVEENPSALESNDIMNSESELGLNLRKLTGGLRNKGFQHPPYTRAPLGDTSLLSQNQSTVDTPTKIEQPSVTPKMKTPLVSGIRNQKPYNQKVHIKAHKESSSVASKTILDSDSDDAHEASPLQTVGSRSYMAGRRDDGHDESPRQTVGRRSYMDGRRDDAREESPRHTVGRRSYMDSRHDVAQESPCHTVGRRSYMDARLSRRTKDFPKQSETVSSEVAVTTDAGMVKNNSRSSPAAEHRRKPQSELMRSGSAEDSKLAAPNAPVQQKPSKPIAESKSAVHQESSKFSPPSSAVDQSSNVSNALPQTASSGSSGSPNTSSMKSTSRENSLKKEGHVHPKLPDYDTLAAHFHSLRSNRRA; encoded by the exons ATGCTTCATAAGAGTTTCAAGTCGGGAAAATG CAAGACATCTTTGAAGCTTGCGGCAGCTCGTATCAAGCTCCTGAAGAACAAGAGAGAGGTACAGGTGAAGCAGTTAAGGAGAGAATTGGCGCAGCTTCTTGAGTCTGGACAGGAGAAGACTGCGAGAATTCGG GTTGAACATGTGGTGAGAGAGGAAAAGACTATGGCAGCATATGATCTTCTTGAAATATACTGTGAACTTATTGTGGCACGCCTGCCAATTATCGAGTCCCAGAA aagCTGCCCCATAGACTTGAAGGAAGCGATAGCTAGTGTGGTATTTGCAGCCCCAAGGTGCGCAGACATACCTGAACTGCTGGATGTCCGCAAACATTTCACGGCGAAATATGGGAAAGAATTTGTTACTTCAGCTCTTGAGCTGCGTCCAGAATGTGGTGTGGGCCGCATG ATGATTGAGAAGTTGTCTGCAAAAGCACCTGATGGTGAGACAAAAATGAAGATCTTGTCTACAATTGCTCAAGAACATAATATCAATTGGGATCCTGCATCATTGGTAGATAATGATTCAAAACCTACTGATTTTCTG AATGGACCGAGTACCTTTGAGGATGCTAGTAAGACGACTGTGAAACCTCCTGATGTCCGATTCCCACCTGACCCTGGCTACAAGTACGAATCATCTACAAACCTGCCTGACCACAATGTAAGCATTCCACCACTGGGTTCCCAGGTTTCTGCTTCTACGGAAACCAGTACTTCCACAAGAATGCCTGCTACTTATAGTCCTGAGCCAAGAGCATCAG AAAGTAGAACTGAGCGGCAGGAATATGGACGCCCATTGTCAAGGAATGAGGATGTCTTTCCCCGGAACGGGCAGAACTGGAATATGGAGTTCACGGATGCAACCTCTGCTGCACAGGCAGCTGCAGAATCAGCAGAGCGAGCTAGTATGGCTGCCAGGGCTGCTGCAGACCTCTCAAGCCGTGGTAATATTATGAGGCAATATTCTACAGAATCAAATAAATCGTCTGTTTATGGATTTAGAAATGAAGGGTCTAGAACAAGTGGCTCAAAGTCACAAGAACCTTTTACAAAGGATTCAGCGGAGGTGGTGTGGGGTGCACCAGGAAGTTCTAGTGAGATTGGAAATCTAAGAATGCAGAATCAATCTAGAGATAGAGAAGAGACATTGCCTGGAgtttctgaaaacaaatttGGTGGTGAAGCTAGTGTTAAGAGAAGACCTAGCAAGTCTATTTCTTCAGAGTCTGGTATAACTTCCCTTGACAATGAAACACCAGTGGTTAGCTCCCAAAAGGCAGACAGATACTATGAGAAAAGGTCATCCACTGCAGAGTCAATCAGCCCCAGTTGGCAGGGTGGATATCCTGAGAAGGCTGATTATGTTGATGAAGAAAGTCCGAAAAGACGATCTAGCCAATCTGAGTTAGATTCTTTTTACCAGCAGCCACAGAACGAAAGAAGTGAGTACGCTGACAATTATGGAGATGGAAGAACCAGAAAGCAGTCAAGCAGATCTTCTTCATCTCACACAAGTGCTGATGGTGATCACATTGATGTCATATCTAATGCGAACCTAGAAGAATATTGGAATGTTGTTGATGATAACTCTCTCTTCACCAATGACCGAGGAAATGTGCAAGTAGGCACTGAGCAATCGGTAGTTTTTGATGAAtttggttcagatgatgactatAATAATGATTCAGGGGCGAAGTATAATGGGCATGGATCCagcttttttttcccttcaccGGGTAGGGAATCGCCTCAACATCTCTCAACAGTTGGAAATACATGGAACCCTATAGAAAACAGAGGCGAGAACCTGGAAAAGAAGCCTAGAGCAGAAGAACATTTTTTCACAGATCTGGAACCCCCTTTCAAGTCTTCTGATTCTGAACAGCAGATAAAATCTGGAGTTCCTTCTCAGTCAGATGACCTCGCACCTGCTACATTTGACGATTCGGAAGGCCTGAGTTCTGAGAGTGAAGTTGATGATTTACACACTGGTGGAAAAACAGGATCTGGTAGTGGGCTTCATAATAGCATCCCTAGAAGCCCATCACCACCCAAGAATGATAGGAGTCATTCACCACCAGCATCCTCTATTAAAAATGAAGTCACAAGAACGAACAGAAAGGTTATTTTGCCATCCTCTTCTGATGATTTAGACTTCGAAGAAGCACAACTTGGTAGAAATCAAGATGTAAAACTGAATGCTGTTGGTGACTCTTCAGAAGAATATGGTTTCACTGACATGTCCAGTCGTCAGTCATCTCCGGGACATAGAAGGTCTGTGAAGAGGTCGGATGATTCAGCACAAGAGCCTTTGCACAGACCAGTAACTGAAGAGCAGCCATTGCGgacttcaaaattttcatctgCCAAAGTTGAGGAAAATCCCAGCGCACTAGAATCAAATGATATTATGAACTCTGAAAGTGAGCTGGGATTGAACTTAAGAAAATTGACAGGTGGTCTCCGCAACAAGGGTTTCCAACACCCTCCTTATACAAGAGCTCCTTTAGGTGACACTTCACTTCTCTCACAAAATCAATCAACAGTAGATACCCCAACTAAAATTGAGCAACCAAGTGTTACCCCGAAGATGAAGACTCCACTTGTTTCTGGAATCCGCAATCAGAAGCCATACAATCAGAAGGTGCATATAAAAGCTCATAAGGAATCAAGCTCAGTAGCCTCAAAAACCATCCTTGACTCAGACAGTGATGATGCCCATGAAGCATCTCCACTCCAAACTGTTGGTAGTAGGAGTTATATGGCTGGTAGGCGTGATGATGGCCATGATGAATCCCCACGCCAAACTGTTGGTAGGAGGAGTTATATGGATGGTAGGCGTGATGATGCCCGTGAAGAATCTCCACGCCACACTGTTGGTCGGAGGAGTTATATGGATAGTAGGCATGATGTTGCCCAAGAATCTCCATGCCATACTGTTGGTAGGAGAAGTTATATGGATGCTAGGCTTTCTCGAAGGACAAAGGATTTTCCTAAACAGTCTGAAACAGTTTCGTCGGAGGTGGCAGTCACGACTGATGCTGGCATGGTAAAGAATAACTCTAGGAGCTCCCCTGCAGCTGAACATCGTCGGAAGCCTCAATCTGAGCTGATGAGATCAGGAAGTGCAGAGGATTCTAAGTTGGCAGCACCTAATGCCCCTGTCCAACAAAAGCCTTCTAAGCCTATAGCAGAGTCCAAATCTGCAGTACATCAGGAAAGTTCAAAGTTCTCTCCTCCCAGTTCAGCAGTGGATCAGTCATCTAATGTTTCCAATGCCCTGCCACAGACTGCATCTTCAGGAAGCAGTGGAAGTCCAAATACATCAAGTATGAAATCAACATCCAGAGAGAACTCATTGAAGAAAGAAGGCCATGTCCACCCAAAGCTCCCTGACTATGACACCTTGGCTGCTCACTTTCATTCTCTTCGGTCAAACCGCCGAGCATAG